TTCATTCCACGGCGTTCGATATCAGACTCAATCAATCTGCGCTTCGTTTCAATGCGCTTCAACGGCACTCACCGACTCACTACAAGCACACAGACGAGAGCAGTGCAAAGGAATCTTGCACATTGGCTAGGACCCATCTCTCGCTTCGGTTCAGAGAACAGGACATCAGGAACTAGAACATCTTAAGGATTCCTTTCTTCTGAAGCCAATCGAGTTCATTACCACGATAGCGCCAGACTACATCGCACTTTGCTTCAGTCTGGAAGTCCCATGGGACTACAAGCACAGTATCGCCGATTCTCATCCAGACCCGCTTCTTCATCCTGCCCGGGATTCGTCCCACACGAATCTCTCCGTCCTCGCAGCGAACGCGCACCCTGTCAAAGCCTAGCATCTGGACAATGATACCGAACATCTCACCATCGTTACGATTTGGGACCCTGACTCTCGTTACCTCACCAGTTCCCGCGTCATCGGATTCTCGATTGGACAAAAACATCCTCCATCTGTCATTCAGCTCCGGAAGGAAGCGGAGCGCTGCCAGCTGGAGGCTCTTGAGGCATTTAAGCGTACCGAAACAGAAGTGGGACCTTCTACTGCGCTGGAGTCTCATCCAACTCTATGACGTACAGAGTATCGTCCAGAAGCAGTGCAGAGACCGTGTCCCCAACTCGGACGGGCACATTTAGTCGCTTCGAGTCGACTTCGACTGTAGCGAAGGAAGTCAAGTCCATGAAGAGTACTGACTGTCCTTGGCAGTCTGCAACAGCAGTGTATCTCCGCTTCCGTTCCTCAGAACATATGAACTCTACAGAACTCCACTTGGAACTGCGAGGGTTCACGGCGAAGGTAGTCCCATCAACCAGGTCATAACAGCTCAGATTGCCATGCGCGATTGCCTTGGCTTGACACGGATGACCACCGACCATTAGGAAGTCGCCCGCTACAAACCGGGGGAGTCGAAGGACAATGGTCACCCTGTATTTTCCCTTGCTGCCCGGCTCCTGACTGATGAGCTTATAGTTCTCCTTCCTCTCGGCCAGAAACGTTGACTCAATCTCATCGGATATTCGTCGAGCAAGATGCTCGGACCCTATCTTGAAGTCCAAACCGTACTTGTGACGCTCGACTGAAGTCACGAAGGCCTTGACATCCCGACCATAGGCGTCATGAGTCATCTGTGTGACGATGTCGCTAATTCGCTCAACCTCGTCTTCGGAGAGATGACGCCCTTGAGCTCGAATCTGAAGCACAGCATTGTGATAGCCGCCACTCATCAGCCCACATGTATCGCATGTTGCAGGGCTGATGCGGATTTGCACTGGTATCCGCTCCTCATGCGCCTCAAGTTCATTGTGCGACTTGCCATGCGCGACCACGGATAGGTCCACTACACGATCAAGCTGACGCTCTATCTCATGGTACAGATCTACGTCAGCATTCAGAAGACTAGCCTCATGCGAGATGAACAGCGCAATCTGCAGGTCTAGCAGTTCGGTGGCATTCACGTAGTGCTCTAGGATTGGCTTCCAACCACCAGGGAGAGCAACCGCACCACAACGCCTGCAGACTTGCATTGACAGAGGGGAGTCGATGTGGACTAGTGGATGTGATTCTCTGTAGCATCGCGGACATAGTCCCTCCACTATCGATTCGGCGCCACATACATAACATGGTGCAGGCATTGCACTCCACCAATTGCGTATTCTGTGCACGCATTATAAGCTGCTTGATGCGACGACATCTATAGACGAACCCACATCGCATGTGGTTGCCCGTCTATGTAGACGACAGCCTGTCTGTGCACCATTCCTGCATCGATTGCAGCTTTGACCGTGGTCGCACCGACCATGTTGACGATTGTGGCACGCTGCATGTGCTCAAGGCATGTCTTCAAGTCCACCAGCTCGCCGCCATAGAACTCCTCACTGACCTTGAACTGAAGGTCTCCCTGAACCAAGGTCTTTCCAAGGAGCTCCTTATCACAGACTGCGACGAGGTAGTGCTCGAGGGTCTCTCTCACGCGCATATAGACAGAACTCATGAGATCACCATATTGTTTACACGGGCCTTATCGCGGTACGTGCACCACAAGCCGTGCAGACCAGATAGTAGGCACCACTCTCATGGGACTCGTTAGTATCTGGACGACCACAGACAGGGCATATCACGTACTGGTTTATGTACTGCCACAGTAGATCCTCTATCTGTTTCGGCGAGAACTTCCCATTGAATGCAGCCCCACTGCCTTCGAAAATGCCTGCAGTAGCGAGCTGACCAGACACATACTTCAAGACCTCCTTCCCGGAGCGATTCAAGACGTCAACTATCTCCTGAAAGTTCTGCCAATAGCTCCGGTTGCCCTGGACCATCAGCTCCACAGGTGGCACTTGGAACCGCTCTCCGGTTCGTTTGAAAGCGTCTTCCGGCACCTGTGACCGAGCACGTTGCAGCAGGCGTTCGTAGTCATCCATACTGGTATTCCAGTCGGCATCGCTATTGAAGCTTCTGCTTGGTGAGACTCTCAGTTCAAAGATTCCTTCAGAGAACAACTAAGATGGAACAAACCACCCGACCTTCACTTCTCTGATTAGCTGCTTCTCTTGAAGGTCAATGACATGCAGCTGGACTTCAGACTTCTGAATCCCCTTGGCCGCAAACTCCTCTGCAATCCTCTTGATGTCGACCCCTTTGTCTCCGGCATTGGCCCTGATGAACTCGAGTATCTGACCGGGCAGTGTATGGTCCTCCTTCTCTCGCGCTGCACCAGAACCTCTTCGCGACTTCTTCTCCGAGCGCGTCTCAGCAGTAGCTCGGACACTCTCTGCAGGCTTGGTCATCTCTGGCACTTCCACTGTGGGACGAGAGTCATCGCGATCTGTGTCAGCTTGCAATGGCACACCGGTTAGTCTGATAATCCCCATGCTACGCTCTAGTATGTGTAGGGTTATGTAGTTCGGATTCTTCAATTCTCGAATCACTTCAGGTTCAATGTACACCTCAGGGCTCTGTCCCTCCTGTCCTTGTGACTGACGCAGCTTCCCAACCACCAGCACGAGTCCGCCCTTGTTGGTTGTCTTGACCAGCCCAAGCTTTCGAGGGTCCGAGTCCCATGCCTTCACTCGAACAGTCCCAGTGGTGTCATCAAGGGTGATTGTGGCAAACTCCTTGTCCTTCTTTGACTGGAATCTGTCAACAACATGACCTACTGTGAGAATCCGTCGCATCTCCACCCCGTTTGGAGTCACAAACCTGGGACCATCGCCTTCTGAACGCAATTCACAGCTCTCAATGTCGTGCAGATTCACCCTAACAGCAGCTATGCGCTCTTTCATTCCTAGGACCTGCCTGTTCAGTGTTCATTTACTGCGTGATGCTATTTATCGTATACGCAAACAGCCGTTCACATGAAATCGGAGAGAGCACTCTGACGTGAACCACTCAGACGCGAAAGACCAGTATTCACTCGCTCCTCGCTAAAGTTGTGCTCCCTGCAGAGTATCCTCAGTACGGCATCCTCATTCGGGTCAGTCCAATGAAGCTGTGGCGTTTCAATGGAAGGGGGATTGAGGAATATGTTTCGGATCTCGTCCACAGAGAAGTCCAACCGGATCTTGGCTGCCTCTGCTGCGGTTTCCAGTCTTCCGTGTTGCTTGATCAGTTTGACAGCTTTCTTCCACCCGACCCCAGCCACCTTTTCATTGTAGTCGGTACCCAAGAGGATTGCCACATCAATCAGCTGTACGCGGGTTAGGCCCAACACTCGAAGGTTTACTTCAAGGTCGACCACCTCGGGAAGCACTGTCTTGAAGCCGCCGCCTCGTGATGCGCGCCTCCTGCCGCTCACTGACAGATTACGAATCACGCGGGGACTGCCGTACAACAATGAGTCGTAGTCTTGGCTTGCGCTGGCCCACACTTCGCCGGAACGGGCCATCTGTGCAGCGAGAGCCTCGCCTTCAGAGGGAGCCTGAACACAAGGGACTCCAAGTGCCTGCAGCAGCAGCTTGCTCTCCTCGACCATCTCTCCACTCAGTCTAGAACTTCCTTGTGCGGCCTTCCTTGCATCTTCGATACGGCCCTCTTCCCTGGCTTGTATCCAGTCTTCGTAGGCTGCATCCCGGGCCATGCGTCGCCTCTCAATCTCTGCGGCCTTGAGCAGTGGAGACTCCCCGTCAAACACATACACAGGTCGAATCTCATGCTCAAGCAAGTTAAGGGTTCTATAGAAGAGACCAGTCAGATGGCTCGTCACTCGTCCTTTGAAGTCTTGGAGTGGAGTGCCATCAGGTTGTCGAATGGTAGCAAGGAACTGATAGAGTGTGTTGAATGCATCGATAGCGATGGCCTTACGAGCAAGTTCATTCAGACTGATTGTTTCCGCGGTGACTACGTCGCCAAGTTTGGTACCCACGAGAGAACACTCCGTGTATGTCAATCTCGATGTGTCGGGTGCCCAAGATGGACACAGGACGAAACTGGTTGAGGACAGTCTCATGCGTATTCTTCGTTAGGTTTATAAAAACCCCAATGATGGGGGCCAAGAGTCAGGACCGAGAGAACAGTTCCTTCGGGTGATATATTGGCATCCATGAAAGCAATCAGGTGTACCTCCTGCCACAGGTCTGTTTCCCCACAAGGGAGAAATGTGAAGTTCAGTTGCCCACAATGCGGTGGCTTCACCATATGGCGATGCGAAGTGTGTCGGAAGTTCTCCGTGAGGTACAGCTGTCCGAACTGCGGCTTTGAGGGGCCGTAGAGAATGGAGTTGATTTGACATGGCGCGAGTAGTTGTCACGCTCCGGATAATGCCTGAAGATGTCGATGTGAATCTCGACCAGCTTCTCAAGAAGATCAAGGCAGCTGTGCCACGCGGCACTGATGTGCGAGCGCACGAGATAGTGCCAGTTGCGTTCGGTCTCAAGGCAATCCGGCTCAATGTGGCGCGAGAGGAGTCTGCTGGAGGCGTGGACGACATCGAAGCTGCCATAACCGCCATTGATGGTGTTGCCCAAGTGGATGTCGAGATGCTCTCACGGGTGTGACCATTGTCAGCCTGCTATGCAGAGCGCTCACATGTGCAGGTTAATAACTTCAAGAAAAACTCATTTGCAAGTCGGCAGCCCGAGAAGATAAAGGGCGGTCGTGGAAGCCGTCCATTCCGACACTGCACCGCTTCCGATGTCATGGAGGTTGAGTTCGCGCATTGAATGAGATCGTTCTAAAGGTGGCCGAAGCAGAGCACCGCGACATAGGCCGATTCATCGTACGTATTGATGCCATATCGATGGAAGCTCTCGGAGTGAGAACCGGTGACATCATCCAAATCAAAGGAAAACGGACTACGGCAGCGATAGCCTGGCCAGCCTATCAAGGGGACAAGGGAAGAGAAATCATACGAATGGATGGGCGCATCAGAAGGAATGCGGGTGTGAGCCTCAGCGAGAAAGTGACCGTCATGCGCGCAGAAGAACAACCTGCAAGAAACGTCACACTTGCGCCCACCTCTGTGCCAATCCGACCTGAACCCAGGTTTGAGGAATTCGTCAAGAGAAAGCTGCTGAATTGCCCTGTGACACTGCAAGACACTGTATACATCCCGATTCTGGGACGCGCTATACCCTTTAAGGTCACAGACGTGAAACCTGGCGGAACAGTGGTCATTCAACACTCCACGATACTGACCATCACTGAGAAACCCACTGGAGAGACCACTGCAACATCGGAGGTCACATACGAGGACATTGGTGGACTCGGACCCGAGATACAGAAAATCCGAGAGATGGTGGAGCTTCCCATGCGACATCCGGAACTCTTCAAGCGACTGGGAATCGACCCACCGAGGGGACTGATACTCCATGGACCACCAGGCACAGGAAAGACACTCATGGCCAAGGCTGTGGCCAACGAGTCAGACGCGAACTTTGTGCACATAAACGGCCCGGAAATCATGTCAAAGTTCTATGGCGAGTCAGAACAGAAGCTGAGAAAGATCTTCGAAGATGCGGAGGAGAACGCCCCGAGCATCATTTTCATCGATGAGCTGGACGCGATAGCCCCCAAGCGTGAAGAAGTCCAGGGGGAGGTTGAGCGAAGGGTTGTCGCTCAGCTCTTGGCAACAATGGATGGTCTGAAGTCCAGAGGACAGGTCATAGTGATTGGAGCCACCAACAGGGTCAACTCACTAGACCCCGCATTGCGAAGGCCCGGCAGATTCGACCGTGAGATAGAGATAGGTGTTCCTGATGAGGCTGGGAGGATGGAAGTCCTCCACATACACACAAGGGAGATGCCTCTTACCAGTGAGGGGGAGGGAAAAGTACAGCTTGAAGCATTGGCCAAGGACACGCACGGCTTTGTGGGCGCAGATCTGCACGCACTGTGTCGTGAGGCTGCAATGAAGGCACTCAGGAGGTATCTGCCAGACATCCTGTCGAACATGGTAGAGAGTAGCGAGGAGATTCCTGAAGAGGTCCTCATGAAACTT
The sequence above is a segment of the Candidatus Thorarchaeota archaeon genome. Coding sequences within it:
- the eif1A gene encoding translation initiation factor eIF-1A, with protein sequence MFLSNRESDDAGTGEVTRVRVPNRNDGEMFGIIVQMLGFDRVRVRCEDGEIRVGRIPGRMKKRVWMRIGDTVLVVPWDFQTEAKCDVVWRYRGNELDWLQKKGILKMF
- a CDS encoding DUF424 family protein, which encodes MSSVYMRVRETLEHYLVAVCDKELLGKTLVQGDLQFKVSEEFYGGELVDLKTCLEHMQRATIVNMVGATTVKAAIDAGMVHRQAVVYIDGQPHAMWVRL
- a CDS encoding translation initiation factor IF-2 subunit beta produces the protein MDDYERLLQRARSQVPEDAFKRTGERFQVPPVELMVQGNRSYWQNFQEIVDVLNRSGKEVLKYVSGQLATAGIFEGSGAAFNGKFSPKQIEDLLWQYINQYVICPVCGRPDTNESHESGAYYLVCTACGARTAIRPV
- a CDS encoding flap endonuclease-1, which gives rise to MGTKLGDVVTAETISLNELARKAIAIDAFNTLYQFLATIRQPDGTPLQDFKGRVTSHLTGLFYRTLNLLEHEIRPVYVFDGESPLLKAAEIERRRMARDAAYEDWIQAREEGRIEDARKAAQGSSRLSGEMVEESKLLLQALGVPCVQAPSEGEALAAQMARSGEVWASASQDYDSLLYGSPRVIRNLSVSGRRRASRGGGFKTVLPEVVDLEVNLRVLGLTRVQLIDVAILLGTDYNEKVAGVGWKKAVKLIKQHGRLETAAEAAKIRLDFSVDEIRNIFLNPPSIETPQLHWTDPNEDAVLRILCREHNFSEERVNTGLSRLSGSRQSALSDFM
- a CDS encoding DUF1610 domain-containing protein — translated: MKAIRCTSCHRSVSPQGRNVKFSCPQCGGFTIWRCEVCRKFSVRYSCPNCGFEGP
- a CDS encoding elongation factor 1-beta, translated to MARVVVTLRIMPEDVDVNLDQLLKKIKAAVPRGTDVRAHEIVPVAFGLKAIRLNVAREESAGGVDDIEAAITAIDGVAQVDVEMLSRV
- a CDS encoding CDC48 family AAA ATPase; this encodes MNEIVLKVAEAEHRDIGRFIVRIDAISMEALGVRTGDIIQIKGKRTTAAIAWPAYQGDKGREIIRMDGRIRRNAGVSLSEKVTVMRAEEQPARNVTLAPTSVPIRPEPRFEEFVKRKLLNCPVTLQDTVYIPILGRAIPFKVTDVKPGGTVVIQHSTILTITEKPTGETTATSEVTYEDIGGLGPEIQKIREMVELPMRHPELFKRLGIDPPRGLILHGPPGTGKTLMAKAVANESDANFVHINGPEIMSKFYGESEQKLRKIFEDAEENAPSIIFIDELDAIAPKREEVQGEVERRVVAQLLATMDGLKSRGQVIVIGATNRVNSLDPALRRPGRFDREIEIGVPDEAGRMEVLHIHTREMPLTSEGEGKVQLEALAKDTHGFVGADLHALCREAAMKALRRYLPDILSNMVESSEEIPEEVLMKLEVNNNDFKEALKEVMPSAIREVFVEIPNVHWDQIGGLESVKRELREVVEWPLNRPEVFKRMGISPPKGVLIYGPPGCGKTLLARAVATESKANFISVKGPELISKWVGESEKAIREVFRKARTAAPSLIFFDEIDAIAPSRGRVSDGSLVTERVISQLLTEMDGLESMKDVVVLAATNRPDLIDRALLRTGRFDRWVFVDAPDELSRREIFKLYTVDAGMPLNKDVDLDELARLTSNYVGGDIEALCREAAIRALREDMETKEVSMRHFKEAMTSMQASVSKEDIERYKNLDKELRRVRESSGTGGAYV